The window CTATGGCTGTAACAATTGCTAAAAACAGGAAAAACATATAGAATATCCTCTAATGGATAAAACAAAATCAAAACAAACCAGTGAGGGTATCAAAAAGAACCAGTCTCTTCGCAAGGCCCTGCAAATTCTGGAGGGCATGACCAAGATTCAAACCCCGGCCCGGCTTCAGGATATTGCCAAAAGCCTCAAAATGCCCCAGAGTACCCTGCTGCGTTTCCTTAATACCTTTATTGATTTTGACTATATGGAGCAGGATCCCGCTACTTCCTGCTATTACCTTACCCTGAAATTGGCCGATCTGGGGTTGCGAACCCAGGAAAACTTTCCCTTCCAGAGTTCCCTTACCAAATACGTTAAACAGGCGGCCCATACCTTTAATGAATCCGCTTCCCTCTGCATCGAAAAAGACATGCAGATGCTCTATATTGCTACCGAAGAGGGGCCGGGGCGTATGCTCCAGACCCTGCACCGGATCGGGCATATTGCACCTATGCATGCCACAGGAGTGGGGAAACTCCATTTACTCAATTATTCAGAGGCCCAGCTTGGGGAGCTTGAAAAAAAACGTGGGCTTCAAAAATATACCGCCCATACCATAACTACGCTTGAAGCCCTTAAAAAAGAAATTACCTGGATACGAAAAGCAGGCTATGCGTTTGATAACGAAGAATGTGAAGTCGGGGTGAAGTGCATTGCGGTGCCGGTAAAAAACTTCCAAAACCAGGTTGTGGCGGGGATCAGTGTTTCCGCGCCAATTACCCGGTTGGACAAGGAAAAAACAGAGGCTATCGTCCGCTTCCTCAAGGAAATCAGCCTTAAAGCCTCTCGGGAAATGGGCTGTACCCAGGCTTAATCTTTCTGTTCTGATCCCCTGTAAAGCGTGGATTCAAGAGCTGCTTCAATAACTTTGTGCACCTGATCAGCCAAAATGGTTTTTCTTTCGGCGTGGGGCATGCCCTCAGTGGCAATGGGTTCATTAAAAACAATATGCACCGGAACAGGCCTGACCCTGCCTTTTTCTTCGAACACTTCATAGCTCCCCGCAATGGCCATGGGAACAATGGAAACCCCCGAGGATGTGGCAAGCTTAAAAGCCCCCGGACGGAAAGGCTGAAGCCCTTTTCCCCTTGAACGGTGGCCTTCGGGGAAAACGAGCATATTGGCCCCGTTTTTGAGCCGCTTTATTCCTTCATTGATGGTTTTTAGCGCTTTGCGGGGCTGTTTCCTATCAATAAAAAGCCCGCCCAGCAAAAAGATCCACATATCAATAAAGGGGATAAGGATAAGTTCTTTCTTGGCTATAAAACCAAAGGGCCGCCCTATATAGGCAAGGGCAAGCATGATATCGAAGATGCCGACATGATTGCTCACAAAGCAGACCCCGCCTTTCCTGGGGATGTTTTCCCTGCCGGATACAGTGATTTCGCAGCCTGTGAGGGCAATGATCCAATAAGCCCAAAGCTGGGCTATTTTGTAGATCACCCAGGACATGGGCTTGCGAAGCCCCACAAGGCTCAGGATAAAAGCCACTATACCGAATGGGATAAAACAAATCATGATGAAACCTGTCGCGGCAAATACCAAAATTGTTCTAATCATCAATACCCCCTAAACTGTTACACCCAGTCCTGCCAGCTGGATTTTGGCTATTTCCGGATTCTGCCATAAAAAGGCATTAATTTTAAGCTCCTTTGCTTTTTCAACATTCACAAGTATATCGTCAAAGAAAACTGTTTCGCCGCTCTTGCACCCCAGCTCCGAAAGGAGCTTGCGGTAAATTGCCTCCTCGGGCTTTATGGCTTTTACTTCGCAGGAAAAAATCCCCACATGGGGAAGGCTGAATACAGGAATAGCTTCCCTTGCCCATGAAAGAAAGTCATAGGGCATATTGGAGAGTATTGCTATTTTGTATCCCGCCTTTTTCAGATCCTCCATGAGTTTCAACGTGCCGGGATTGATGCGCTTCCAGCTGTGCATGTCGATTTCGTTGATTTTATTAAGCGTCGTCTCGTCCGCATTAACCCCGAGGCTTTGCAAAACCTTCCCGTAATACTGGGGGCCCGAACAAGTCCCCCTGTCGTATTCGCCCCGCATTTTCCAGACAACCGGCTCCAGGATTTCGCGTTTAACCCCGGCCATGGCCGCAATCTCGTCCATCACCCCGTGATCAGGGGCAAAGGAAATAACCTTGCCGTAATCAAATACCACTGCTTTAACAGGCATTTTTAAAGTCTCCTTTAACTGCGCTTATCTCTGCAGTTTTTAATTAAAAAAAGCAGAGATGGGCGCAGTTCAAAATTCGCGGCTTTCTAAACCAGAGCCGCCAGTTTTTCTCGAATGAATTCGCTCTTTTCTTTAAGGCCTATATTCCCTGCCGCAAAAACAATCACATTAGGCTGCTTGGGGTCAAGCTTCACCTTGCCGCCCGATTCCTTTATAAGCCGCACCAGCCTGTCCGCTTTCACCTTTGAAACCTTGGAGAATTCGGCCTTTACCATGCCGCTCCTGTCCTTCAGGGACGCCACGGATAATTCCCTGCAAATGATGCGTATCTCCGCAAGCGAAAGGAGCGAAGCAGCTTCGTCCGGCAGGGGACCGAAACGGTCGAGGAGTTCAGCATAAACCCGCTCGAGTTCCTCCTTGGTCCTGATGGAAGCAATCTTCTTGTAGACTTCCATTTTTTCCTGGGCTCCGTCTATATAGGAATCGGGGATAAATCCCGAATACTCAAGCTCCAGCAGCGTTTCTGTTTCTTCTTCAAAAGAAGAATCTTCAAGGCGCCGCACTGCTTCATCCAGAAGGCGGAGGTAGAGATCAAAACCGACAGAATAAATATCCCCGGACTGTTCCCTGCCAAGAAGGTTCCCGGCCCCCCGTATTTCCATATCCTTCATTGCGATCTTGAAGCCCGAGCCCAATTCGGTAAAATCGGAAATCACCTGGAGCCGCTTCATGGCAACTTCACTAAGGGCTTTATCCTTCGGGTAGAAAAGGTAGGCATAGGCTACGCGATCCGAGCGGCCCACCCTGCCCCGGAGCTGGTAAAGCTGGGAAACGCCGTACATATCGGCCCTGTCGATGATGATGGTATTCACATTGGGGATGTCTATGCCGTTCTCGATAATCGTGGTGGACACCAGCACATGGAAACCGCCGTGGATAAAGCGGTGCATCACGTCCTCAAGTTCCTGGGCGTCCATCTGGCCGTGGGCGGTTTCCACAAGCATCTCGGGCACAAGCTTTTCAATTTTGATCCTCGTCTCGTTGAGGCTTTCCACCCTGTTGTGCAGAAAAAACACCTGCCCTCCCCGCTCGGCTTCACGGCGTATGGCGGCCGCCACTTTCTCCTCGTCCCATTCTTCGATGACAGTCTCAATGGGGTGGCGGTTTTGCGGCGGTGTCGCAAGCAAGCTCATATCCCGGATTTTGAGGAGGCTCATGTGAAGGGTACGGGGGATCGGCGTGGCGCTCAGAGTGAGGCAGTCGACATTGGTTTTAAGCTCCTTGAGCCGCTCCTTGTCCTTGACGCCGAAACGCTGTTCCTCGTCTATCACCATAAACCCGAGGTTTTTGAAATTCACGTCTTTTTGAATTATACGGTGAGTGCCAATGAGGAGATCCACTTCGCCGTTTTTTATGCCTTCCAGGGTTTTGCGAACCTGCCTGGGTTCCACAAACCGGGAAAGCATTGCAAGGCGCACAGGGAATTTAGAAAACCGTTCCTGGAAATTTTCAAAATGCTGTTCCGCAAGGATGGTGGTAGGCGCGAGGAATGCTACCTGCTTCCCCCCCATGATGGCTTTGAAGCAGGCCCGCACCGCCACTTCGGTTTTGCCGTAACCCACATCGCCGCAGACCAGCCGGTCCATGGGGTGGGGGCTTTCCATGTCGGTTTTGATCTCCTCCACGCAGCGGAGCTGATCCTCGGTTTCTTCAAAAGGAAAGCTCGCCTCGAACATGGTCTGCCATTCAGAGTCCCGGGGGTACGCGTAGCCCATGGCCTGCTTGCGTTTTGAATAGAGCACGAGAAGACGTTCGGCAATATCCTCCACCGACTTCTTGACCCGGCCCTTGCGGTTCTCCCAGCTTTTGGAGCCCAGCATATCCAGCCTGGGCGGGGAACCTTCATTGCCTATATAACGCTGAACCAGATTGACCTGTTCAATGGGGACAAAAACTGTTTCATCCCCCAGGTATTCAACCTTGATATAATCCCGCTCATGGCCCATTGCCTTGACGCGCTCTATCCCCTTAAAAAGGCCGATGCCGTAATTCACATGGACCACATAGTCGCCGGGATTGAGTTCCACGAAGGTATCGATAGCGGCGCTGCGCACTGTCTTGAGGGACTTGGGCTGCCTCCGCCTCCTGCCGAAAATTTCGTTCTCCTGGACGAGCATGAACTTGATGTCAGGCAGGGCAAAGCCTGCCGAAAGAGGCGCCGCGATGACCGAAGCTTTTTCATCCTTAAGCAATTCCGAAATGCGGGCTGCCTGCA is drawn from Leadbettera azotonutricia ZAS-9 and contains these coding sequences:
- a CDS encoding IclR family transcriptional regulator: MDKTKSKQTSEGIKKNQSLRKALQILEGMTKIQTPARLQDIAKSLKMPQSTLLRFLNTFIDFDYMEQDPATSCYYLTLKLADLGLRTQENFPFQSSLTKYVKQAAHTFNESASLCIEKDMQMLYIATEEGPGRMLQTLHRIGHIAPMHATGVGKLHLLNYSEAQLGELEKKRGLQKYTAHTITTLEALKKEITWIRKAGYAFDNEECEVGVKCIAVPVKNFQNQVVAGISVSAPITRLDKEKTEAIVRFLKEISLKASREMGCTQA
- a CDS encoding lysophospholipid acyltransferase family protein, with product MIRTILVFAATGFIMICFIPFGIVAFILSLVGLRKPMSWVIYKIAQLWAYWIIALTGCEITVSGRENIPRKGGVCFVSNHVGIFDIMLALAYIGRPFGFIAKKELILIPFIDMWIFLLGGLFIDRKQPRKALKTINEGIKRLKNGANMLVFPEGHRSRGKGLQPFRPGAFKLATSSGVSIVPMAIAGSYEVFEEKGRVRPVPVHIVFNEPIATEGMPHAERKTILADQVHKVIEAALESTLYRGSEQKD
- a CDS encoding HAD family hydrolase: MPVKAVVFDYGKVISFAPDHGVMDEIAAMAGVKREILEPVVWKMRGEYDRGTCSGPQYYGKVLQSLGVNADETTLNKINEIDMHSWKRINPGTLKLMEDLKKAGYKIAILSNMPYDFLSWAREAIPVFSLPHVGIFSCEVKAIKPEEAIYRKLLSELGCKSGETVFFDDILVNVEKAKELKINAFLWQNPEIAKIQLAGLGVTV
- the mfd gene encoding transcription-repair coupling factor, whose product is MNTLSFPALQKRITASGPAAHILKLCREGKFPLEIDACEGAFTALLLALLCKAQKGICLAVVSSEVEAGLLARDLETAGAQAAILPWWGTMPYREMSPLSAVFGERMGILSALVSNSPGILIVPERAFLTPLPPPEYIKSLLLSLKPGGAIDTTVLAEKLSDYGYTRVPRVQVHGEFALRGEVLDILMGGDEEAYRVLFDFDKVESIKRFNPVDQSGQEKVNELIIRPLKEVVWTDDRIEVLSKNLEALAFQEGDKGQWFLEELMARKSVPGEEMFFPLAFAQPASLVDYLAPEAFCFFLDRERLEGAQEIYDREYKSLYAHARRVPIKEMPLAKCLPPPERILLNFKEESKRCPRRVSFMTLKGGGEAGAARVTAACDPPRSFFGNVDYLKEEFAALVKQGWDLVVAAESDVQAARISELLKDEKASVIAAPLSAGFALPDIKFMLVQENEIFGRRRRQPKSLKTVRSAAIDTFVELNPGDYVVHVNYGIGLFKGIERVKAMGHERDYIKVEYLGDETVFVPIEQVNLVQRYIGNEGSPPRLDMLGSKSWENRKGRVKKSVEDIAERLLVLYSKRKQAMGYAYPRDSEWQTMFEASFPFEETEDQLRCVEEIKTDMESPHPMDRLVCGDVGYGKTEVAVRACFKAIMGGKQVAFLAPTTILAEQHFENFQERFSKFPVRLAMLSRFVEPRQVRKTLEGIKNGEVDLLIGTHRIIQKDVNFKNLGFMVIDEEQRFGVKDKERLKELKTNVDCLTLSATPIPRTLHMSLLKIRDMSLLATPPQNRHPIETVIEEWDEEKVAAAIRREAERGGQVFFLHNRVESLNETRIKIEKLVPEMLVETAHGQMDAQELEDVMHRFIHGGFHVLVSTTIIENGIDIPNVNTIIIDRADMYGVSQLYQLRGRVGRSDRVAYAYLFYPKDKALSEVAMKRLQVISDFTELGSGFKIAMKDMEIRGAGNLLGREQSGDIYSVGFDLYLRLLDEAVRRLEDSSFEEETETLLELEYSGFIPDSYIDGAQEKMEVYKKIASIRTKEELERVYAELLDRFGPLPDEAASLLSLAEIRIICRELSVASLKDRSGMVKAEFSKVSKVKADRLVRLIKESGGKVKLDPKQPNVIVFAAGNIGLKEKSEFIREKLAALV